A window of the Planktothrix serta PCC 8927 genome harbors these coding sequences:
- a CDS encoding calcium-binding protein: protein MIPAGSTIGSITLTTINDNLLEDNESIIIDLSSLNNATAIGVQQVVSQLINNPNSSPSPTPEPTPEPTPEPTPEPTPEPTPEPTPEPISNITLDLNPDCSCDSLKPPTINNIIPNTVEDTINGRDGNDQLQGDERKNALFGGLGSDEVYGKDGDDNVYGGQGINTATGKPNETDVLFGNQGLDYVNASEGADKLYGGKDNDAIFGGKNNDLIYGDLGNDTLIGDLGDDTVIGDTTEPQFENPPGQDLLFGGEGDDMMFGNGNNDTLSGGLGSDKLNAGKGDDQVFGDEDADEIYGDLGQDTLCGGDENDTIYGGTATKTIVNNGEDNDELCGGNGDDLLSGNEGQDIIHGEAGNDTLHGGSDGDTLIGGEGSDRIFGDSGDDILWGGNGNNTLTGGQGKDLFLIELQGQQIITDFTQGQDVLVLTTGLTFEQLNFTLNNGALQIQNQGQTLAILIGTPAINQSDFVLAS, encoded by the coding sequence GTGATTCCGGCTGGGTCAACCATTGGAAGTATAACCTTAACCACAATTAATGATAATTTACTCGAAGACAATGAAAGCATTATTATAGATTTATCCAGTTTAAATAATGCTACAGCCATCGGGGTTCAACAGGTTGTTTCCCAACTGATTAATAATCCTAATTCTTCTCCCTCTCCCACGCCCGAACCCACACCCGAACCCACGCCCGAACCCACACCCGAACCCACGCCCGAACCCACACCCGAACCCACACCCGAACCCATTTCTAATATTACCTTAGATCTAAATCCCGACTGTAGTTGTGATTCCTTAAAGCCGCCAACTATTAATAATATTATTCCCAACACAGTTGAAGATACAATTAATGGCCGTGATGGCAATGATCAATTACAAGGAGATGAAAGAAAGAATGCCTTATTTGGTGGGCTAGGAAGTGATGAAGTTTATGGAAAAGATGGGGATGATAATGTTTATGGGGGTCAAGGAATTAATACGGCTACGGGTAAACCCAATGAAACAGATGTACTATTTGGAAATCAAGGATTAGATTATGTTAACGCCAGTGAAGGTGCAGATAAACTCTATGGCGGTAAAGATAACGATGCTATTTTTGGGGGGAAAAATAACGATCTGATTTATGGAGATTTAGGAAATGATACCCTCATAGGAGACTTAGGAGATGATACCGTCATTGGTGATACCACCGAACCCCAATTTGAGAACCCCCCCGGACAGGATTTATTATTCGGAGGAGAAGGGGATGATATGATGTTTGGAAATGGGAATAATGACACCCTAAGTGGAGGTTTAGGAAGTGATAAACTTAATGCAGGGAAAGGAGATGATCAAGTTTTTGGGGATGAAGATGCCGATGAAATTTATGGAGATTTAGGACAAGATACCCTCTGTGGAGGAGATGAAAACGACACCATTTATGGCGGAACTGCAACGAAAACCATTGTTAACAATGGGGAAGATAATGACGAATTATGTGGCGGAAATGGGGATGATCTTCTCAGTGGAAATGAAGGACAGGATATTATTCATGGAGAAGCCGGAAATGATACCTTGCATGGGGGATCTGATGGAGATACATTAATAGGTGGAGAAGGAAGCGATCGCATTTTTGGGGATAGTGGTGATGATATTCTATGGGGAGGAAATGGCAATAATACTTTAACGGGAGGTCAAGGAAAAGATTTGTTTTTAATTGAGTTACAAGGTCAACAAATTATTACCGATTTTACCCAGGGTCAAGATGTTTTAGTTCTCACAACCGGATTAACTTTTGAACAATTGAATTTTACCCTTAATAATGGCGCATTACAGATTCAAAATCAAGGTCAAACCCTGGCTATATTAATAGGAACTCCTGCAATTAATCAAAGTGATTTTGTTCTGGCTTCTTAA
- a CDS encoding glutathione S-transferase family protein, with the protein MLKLYGGARSRASIVQWYLEEIEVPYEFILLDMQAGEHLKPEFMAINPIGKVPAIVEDDFKLWESGAILLYLAEKHGKLPNSAEEKAEIYQWVLFGNATLGTGIFIEANREKETPRLLNPLNEILTKQPFLMGDELNVADIAVGSLLAYIPLMLQLDLSPYPAVLEYIKRLTERPAFQKTIGSRK; encoded by the coding sequence ATGTTAAAACTCTATGGTGGTGCTCGCAGTCGGGCTTCAATTGTGCAATGGTATTTAGAAGAAATCGAGGTTCCCTACGAGTTTATTCTATTAGATATGCAAGCCGGAGAACACCTAAAACCGGAATTCATGGCGATCAATCCGATTGGCAAAGTTCCCGCCATTGTTGAGGACGACTTTAAACTGTGGGAGTCGGGAGCAATTTTATTATATTTAGCTGAAAAACATGGCAAACTGCCTAATTCTGCTGAAGAAAAAGCCGAAATTTATCAATGGGTCTTATTTGGAAATGCTACGCTAGGAACGGGAATTTTTATAGAAGCAAATCGGGAAAAAGAAACTCCTCGTTTACTAAACCCTTTGAATGAAATTTTGACGAAACAGCCCTTTTTAATGGGGGATGAATTGAATGTTGCTGATATTGCAGTCGGTTCGCTTTTAGCTTATATTCCCTTAATGTTGCAGTTGGATTTAAGCCCCTATCCGGCTGTTTTAGAATATATTAAACGCTTAACAGAAAGACCTGCATTTCAAAAAACCATTGGCAGCAGAAAGTAA
- a CDS encoding photosystem II reaction center protein K encodes MEAALLLAKLPEAYSIFSPVVDILPVIPVFFLLLAFVWQASVGFK; translated from the coding sequence ATGGAAGCAGCACTGCTGTTAGCAAAGCTACCCGAAGCTTACTCCATTTTTAGCCCTGTCGTTGACATTCTGCCTGTTATCCCTGTCTTTTTCCTGTTGTTGGCTTTTGTTTGGCAAGCCTCTGTGGGATTCAAATAA
- a CDS encoding Rpn family recombination-promoting nuclease/putative transposase: MFDNICKFIAENFSEDLASWLLGSPIQLTQLSPTELSLEPIRADSLILLQSDELVLHTEFQTQPDAMMPFRMLDYRVRVYRRFPQKVMRQVVIYLQRTNSPLVQQNTFRLEKTSHEFEVIRLWEQPTEEFLRVPGLLPFAVLSQTNDPAQVLTQVSQVVEQIADRRVQSNLIAASSILAGLVLETNVIQRIIRSDIMQESTMYQEILRRGKEQGRAEGFTEGRAEALRQVAILLLQMGMSLEQISQTTELTVEQIQALQETQQQDNQNN, translated from the coding sequence GTGTTTGATAATATCTGCAAATTTATCGCAGAGAATTTTTCTGAGGATTTAGCGAGTTGGTTATTGGGTTCTCCCATTCAGTTAACACAACTGAGTCCAACGGAGTTATCCTTAGAACCGATTCGGGCAGATTCATTAATTTTACTACAATCCGATGAGTTAGTATTGCATACGGAATTTCAAACTCAACCGGATGCCATGATGCCCTTTCGGATGTTAGATTATCGAGTAAGGGTCTATCGACGGTTTCCCCAAAAGGTGATGCGTCAAGTGGTGATTTATTTACAACGAACTAACTCCCCCTTAGTTCAACAAAATACCTTTAGACTCGAAAAAACCTCCCATGAATTTGAAGTCATTCGTCTCTGGGAACAGCCTACAGAGGAATTTTTGAGAGTTCCTGGGTTATTACCCTTTGCGGTATTAAGTCAAACTAATGATCCCGCACAGGTATTAACTCAAGTCTCCCAAGTCGTTGAACAAATTGCAGATCGGCGTGTTCAAAGTAATCTGATCGCCGCATCTTCAATTCTCGCCGGATTAGTATTAGAAACCAATGTCATTCAACGGATTATTAGGAGTGATATTATGCAAGAATCAACCATGTATCAAGAAATTTTGCGACGAGGTAAAGAACAAGGTCGGGCTGAAGGGTTTACTGAAGGTCGGGCTGAAGCACTGCGACAAGTTGCAATTTTATTACTTCAAATGGGGATGAGTTTAGAACAGATTTCCCAAACAACAGAGTTAACGGTTGAACAAATTCAAGCGTTACAAGAAACCCAACAACAGGACAATCAAAATAATTAA
- a CDS encoding transglutaminase family protein codes for MIYNITHLTHYTYSQPVALDPHLIQLRPRSDAFQSVQEFSLEVFPQPLGLSNCLGLDGNDIIKIWFSKPTEELKIKVNSQVETHCTNPFHYLLEPWAMELPVVEYPAPILSHLQPYLQKLPDPIITQLAQEIWHKTQGQTLNFLSELNQKIHDTCQHIIRPQGRPLPPGITWTQQFGSCRDLTVIFMEACRMMNLATRFVSGYQEGNLNREKRDLHAWAEVYLPGAGWRGYDPTQGLAISDRHIPLVATAIPRHAVPIKGTFRGSGATSQMEFHVSIAKIEG; via the coding sequence ATGATCTATAATATTACTCACCTTACCCATTACACTTACAGCCAACCTGTTGCTTTAGATCCCCATTTGATTCAGTTACGTCCCCGTTCTGATGCTTTTCAAAGCGTACAAGAGTTTTCTTTAGAGGTTTTTCCCCAGCCTCTAGGGTTATCAAATTGCTTGGGATTAGACGGAAATGACATCATCAAGATTTGGTTTTCCAAACCCACTGAAGAATTAAAAATTAAAGTCAATTCCCAAGTCGAAACCCATTGTACTAACCCCTTTCATTATTTATTAGAACCTTGGGCAATGGAGTTACCTGTTGTAGAATATCCGGCTCCTATTTTGAGTCATTTACAACCTTATTTACAAAAACTTCCTGATCCAATTATTACCCAACTTGCTCAAGAAATTTGGCATAAAACTCAGGGACAAACTCTCAATTTTTTAAGTGAATTAAATCAAAAAATTCATGATACTTGTCAACATATTATTCGCCCCCAAGGTCGTCCCCTACCACCCGGTATCACTTGGACACAACAGTTTGGTTCCTGTCGAGATTTAACCGTTATATTTATGGAAGCGTGTCGGATGATGAATTTAGCGACTCGTTTTGTGAGTGGATATCAAGAAGGGAATTTAAACCGAGAAAAACGGGATTTACACGCTTGGGCCGAAGTTTATTTACCCGGTGCGGGATGGCGAGGGTATGATCCGACTCAAGGATTGGCCATTAGCGATCGCCATATTCCCTTAGTCGCCACAGCCATTCCCCGCCACGCCGTCCCCATTAAAGGGACATTTCGGGGTAGTGGTGCCACCTCCCAGATGGAATTTCATGTTTCAATTGCCAAGATAGAGGGTTAA